The genomic region TTTCGTCGTTTCATTCATACGTAACTATTTGGAGGAAAACTTCTTATTTATCAGCTTCACCCATCACAGGATCTATAGATCCAATTAGCACAACGGTATCAGCGACCATAGCCCCTTCCATCATACGTTCCAAAACTTGAAGATTGGTAAATGACGGTGAGTTCATCTTAATGCGCCAAGGAGACCCTGTGCCGTCTGAACGTATCCAGAATCCGAGTTCACCTTTGGGTGCCTCTATCGCATGATAAGCAGATACACCCGGCGGCGGGCACACACCCACGTCAGTCATCATAAAATCATGGATTAAGGCCTCCATAGAATAATACACTTCGTTCTTTGACGGAAATGTTTGCTTTGCATTATCTACACGAATATCACCCTTCGGTAATTTATCCAAACACTGATCTATCAGATTAACGCTTTGGTCCATCTCGTCAAAGCGAACTAAATATCGCGCTAAACAGTCGCCTTCGGTGCGAACAGGTATTGCAAAATCTAATTCATTGTAAACCAAGTAAGGTTCATTAATTCTTAGGTCAAATGGCACACCACTGGCTCTAAGGCACGGGCCGGTAAACCCAAAACCGATAGCTTCTTCTTTAGTAACGATACCAACATCTTTCACCCTATTTATCAGGATTGCATTTTTATTAAGAAACTTACGCCAATCGCTTAATTCTTTGCGGAAGTTTTTGGTAAAATTCCGAATCATTGCGATGGTTTCATCACTAATATCAAATTGGATACCGCCGATTCTGCAATGGCTTACCGTGAATCGAACTCCGGCTAACTTATCAAATATTGTATAGATATTTTCGCGTTCCCGAAAGGAATACAAAAACATCGTTAGCGCACCTGCGTCCATCACCATTGTACCAATCCACAGCAAATGGGCAGAGATTCTGGCAAGCTCACAAGCTAAGGTACGGATATATTGTGCCCGAGGAGGAGCCTCTATCCCCGCAATTTTTTCTACAGCTAAGCAAAAAGCTACGTTATTAGAATACGGAGAAAGATAGTCTATGCGGTCAGTATAAGGCATAAACTCTTGAAAAGTCTTATATTCTGCTAACTTTTCAATACCTCTATGTAAATATCCTAAATCTAAAACACACTTTGCTATAGATTCTCCCTCTAATTTTGTAACGACCCGTAGCACCCCGTGTGTAGCCGGATGCTGCGGCCCAATATTCAGAATCATTTGGGTACCCAACGGATCACTTTCATCAAACTCTACATGAGAATGCTTGGTTACTAATCGCTTATATATCGCCTCTTGATGCTTAGGAAAAAATTCC from Bacteroidia bacterium harbors:
- a CDS encoding NADH-quinone oxidoreductase subunit D, which gives rise to MSEPVFKFREKVSPEFFPKHQEAIYKRLVTKHSHVEFDESDPLGTQMILNIGPQHPATHGVLRVVTKLEGESIAKCVLDLGYLHRGIEKLAEYKTFQEFMPYTDRIDYLSPYSNNVAFCLAVEKIAGIEAPPRAQYIRTLACELARISAHLLWIGTMVMDAGALTMFLYSFRERENIYTIFDKLAGVRFTVSHCRIGGIQFDISDETIAMIRNFTKNFRKELSDWRKFLNKNAILINRVKDVGIVTKEEAIGFGFTGPCLRASGVPFDLRINEPYLVYNELDFAIPVRTEGDCLARYLVRFDEMDQSVNLIDQCLDKLPKGDIRVDNAKQTFPSKNEVYYSMEALIHDFMMTDVGVCPPPGVSAYHAIEAPKGELGFWIRSDGTGSPWRIKMNSPSFTNLQVLERMMEGAMVADTVVLIGSIDPVMGEADK